From Anthonomus grandis grandis chromosome 21, icAntGran1.3, whole genome shotgun sequence, one genomic window encodes:
- the LOC126748056 gene encoding uncharacterized protein LOC126748056 isoform X7, whose protein sequence is MSEKFLMIMRRLKDKPDLSFENFLADLGMSKDEYLNVIQHNIFKTTLFLERLPKDGFINNFNAEMFSMMKSNMDIQLVFEPYGCCTYIVNYINKSQRGVSDILMKTMEEIKKGNLDVKGKLKSLAAAFLNASEVSAQEAAYSVLQLPMHDTCTSYVYIHTNPIRERTKMLKPLTELKAMDNDDPNIYCDGLIEHYEQRPDEMENICLAEFAAYYDFFKKQAETKANGLPLKDGSGVLVKRGHAKILAYRSYGLQQDPLNYYREQIMLYIPWRNEVDEVENENIDQQTIYKDRYQEIVANRQKFNVLDEQVIDEALKLAEDRSNQLDDGGFGGEIDDEFMPYGLDNPIYDPFNHIIDKKDDEAPVKHIAFPTPHQISDSEYEALISKLNHKQYQFLNVVQDSLIEGETFYCTLSGPAGTGKSHLITAITQSLLRHFNSIPGNNPESLKVLLCAPTGKAAFNIGGITLHAALSLPVSQYGEELIPLHHDTVNTIYCNLYDLKLIIIDEYSMVGARLFDHINSRLQQIFKSDAIFGNISIILCGDNRQLPPVRDMYIFCPVKTNPYKELCGTYLWDHFKYFELSEIMRQSEDKSFAVALNNMAFGKMTDEDVQLIKSREVDSIDQIPEDTMHLFCTNAEVDAFNEMKLSTFKTERAVSQARDVIKGSCSERLKNLFLEHAKSLKKGESFGLMLNLILQVDAKYMISMNVDTSDGIVNGATGILRQIDYDRSKIPFRVWMEFFDSKSGQECRKRNESLRKSMGVLYTWTPIERAARAVKIQKGSNVHVERLQFPLVISEGITIHKSQGATYKQVAVHIGNRMTRTSTYVACSRATKLSGLYIIGKFKAPKPATEKDAAYKELVNMQENKLITSRNGLPTCGEYRKNNLTTKVYALCPPPQPNPTQPNPTCGEYRKKNLTRKVYALWPPPRHPAWESRRTY, encoded by the coding sequence ATGTctgaaaagtttttaatgataatGCGTAGGCTTAAGGATAAACCAGATTtatcatttgaaaactttttggCTGACCTTGGTATGTCTAAGGATGAGTATCTTAATGTTATACAgcacaacatttttaaaaccactttatttttagaaaggcTGCCAAAAGATGGttttattaacaactttaatGCTGAAATGTTCTCCATGATGAAGAGCAACATGGACattcaattagtttttgagcCATATGGTTGTTGCACCTACATAGTCAACTATATCAATAAGTCCCAAAGAGGTGTgtctgatattttaatgaagactatggaagaaattaaaaaaggtaatttagatGTTAAGGGCAAACTTAAATCTCTTGCAGCAGCTTTCTTAAATGCGAGCGAAGTAAGTGCCCAGGAAGCCGCCTACAGCGTGTTACAACTACCGATGCATGACACCTGTACCTCCTATGTATACATCCATACAAATCCAATCAGGGAAAGGACAAAAATGTTGAAACCATTAACAGAACTTAAAGCCATGGACAATGATGATCCCAATATTTATTGTGATGGTCTTATAGAACACTATGAACAGCGGCCTGATGAGATGGAAAACATATGTTTGGCTGAGTTTGCGGCCTATTAtgatttctttaagaaacaaGCAGAAACAAAGGCTAATGGTTTACCCTTAAAAGATGGAAGTGGCGTTTTAGTTAAAAGGGGTCATGCTAAAATTTTAGCCTACCGTAGTTATGGACTTCAGCAAGACCCTCTTAACTATTATAGGGAACAAATAATGCTATACATCCCATGGCGAAATGAAGTGGATGAAGTTGAAAATGAGAACATTGATCAACAGACCATATACAAAGATCGATACCAAGAGATTGTTGCAAATCGACAAAAGTTCAATGTCTTAGATGAACAGGTAATCGATGAAGCCCTGAAACTTGCCGAAGACCGATCAAATCAATTAGACGATGGTGGATTCGGTGGAGAAATCGATGATGAGTTTATGCCTTATGGACTAGACAACCCCATTTATGATCCATTCAATCACATCATCGATAAGAAAGACGACGAAGCGCCAGTAAAACATATCGCTTTTCCAACGCCTCATCAGATAAGCGATTCAGAGTATGAAGCCCTCATAAGCAAACTGAATCACAAGCAGTATCAGTTCCTTAATGTCGTGCAAGACAGTCTAATTGAAGGGGAAACTTTCTACTGCACACTTAGTGGTCCAGCAGGTACAGGCAAAAGTCACCTGATTACGGCAATAACCCAGTCGTTATTGCGCCATTTCAACTCAATACCGGGAAATAATCCTGAAAGTTTAAAAGTGTTACTTTGTGCGCCTACAGGTAAAGCGGCATTTAATATCGGGGGTATAACCTTACATGCGGCATTATCGTTACCCGTTAGTCAGTATGGTGAAGAACTAATTCCGTTACACCATGACACCgttaatactatatattgtaatttgtatgacttaaaattaattatcataGATGAATATTCCATGGTTGGCGCCAGATTGTTTGACCATATTAACAGTAGATTGCAGCAAATCTTTAAATCTGACGCcatctttggaaatatttcaataattttatgcgGCGATAATCGTCAATTACCCCCAGTAAgggatatgtatattttttgcccAGTAAAAACAAATCCGTATAAAGAATTATGCGGAACGTATCTGTgggatcattttaaatattttgaactttcagAAATAATGAGACAGAGTGAAGATAAGTCTTTTGCAGTTGCCCTCAATAATATGGCGTTTGGTAAAATGACCGACGAAGATGTGCAATTGATCAAGTCCAGGGAAGTCGACAGTATTGACCAAATTCCTGAAGACACTATGCATTTATTTTGCACCAATGCAGAAGTAGATGCATTCAATGAAATGAAACTGTCTACATTTAAAACCGAGCGAGCCGTAAGTCAAGCCAGAGACGTTATCAAAGGGAGTTGCTCAGAAcgactaaaaaatttatttctggaacacgcaaaaagcttaaaaaagggGGAGAGTTTTGgcctaatgttaaatttaatattgcaggTAGATGCCAAATATATGATTTCAATGAATGTGGACACCAGTGATGGAATAGTGAATGGTGCAACAGGCATCCTACGTCAAATAGACTATGACCGAAGTAAAATTCCATTCAGAGTGTGGATGGAGTTCTTCGATTCCAAGTCAGGCCAGGAATGCCGCAAGAGAAACGAATCCCTTAGGAAGTCTATGGGTGTGTTATACACTTGGACGCCCATAGAAAGAGCTGCCAGAGctgttaaaattcaaaaaggcAGCAATGTTCACGTTGAGCGTCTTCAGTTTCCTCTTGTAATCAGTGAAGGAATTACAATCCACAAGAGTCAAGGTGCCACCTACAAACAGGTGGCTGTTCACATTGGAAATCGCATGACGAGAACCAGTACCTATGTTGCTTGTAGTCGGGCCACAAAGCTAAGTGGCCTCTACATCATTGGTAAGTTTAAGGCCCCTAAACCGGCAACCGAAAAGGATGCTGCTTATAAAGAACTggtaaatatgcaagaaaacaaACTTATAACATCCAG
- the LOC126748056 gene encoding uncharacterized protein LOC126748056 isoform X5, which yields MSEKFLMIMRRLKDKPDLSFENFLADLGMSKDEYLNVIQHNIFKTTLFLERLPKDGFINNFNAEMFSMMKSNMDIQLVFEPYGCCTYIVNYINKSQRGVSDILMKTMEEIKKGNLDVKGKLKSLAAAFLNASEVSAQEAAYSVLQLPMHDTCTSYVYIHTNPIRERTKMLKPLTELKAMDNDDPNIYCDGLIEHYEQRPDEMENICLAEFAAYYDFFKKQAETKANGLPLKDGSGVLVKRGHAKILAYRSYGLQQDPLNYYREQIMLYIPWRNEVDEVENENIDQQTIYKDRYQEIVANRQKFNVLDEQVIDEALKLAEDRSNQLDDGGFGGEIDDEFMPYGLDNPIYDPFNHIIDKKDDEAPVKHIAFPTPHQISDSEYEALISKLNHKQYQFLNVVQDSLIEGETFYCTLSGPAGTGKSHLITAITQSLLRHFNSIPGNNPESLKVLLCAPTGKAAFNIGGITLHAALSLPVSQYGEELIPLHHDTVNTIYCNLYDLKLIIIDEYSMVGARLFDHINSRLQQIFKSDAIFGNISIILCGDNRQLPPVRDMYIFCPVKTNPYKELCGTYLWDHFKYFELSEIMRQSEDKSFAVALNNMAFGKMTDEDVQLIKSREVDSIDQIPEDTMHLFCTNAEVDAFNEMKLSTFKTERAVSQARDVIKGSCSERLKNLFLEHAKSLKKGESFGLMLNLILQVDAKYMISMNVDTSDGIVNGATGILRQIDYDRSKIPFRVWMEFFDSKSGQECRKRNESLRKSMGVLYTWTPIERAARAVKIQKGSNVHVERLQFPLVISEGITIHKSQGATYKQVAVHIGNRMTRTSTYVACSRATKLSGLYIIGKFKAPKPATEKDAAYKELVNMQENKLITSRNGLPTCGEYRKNNLTTKVYALCPPPQPNPTQPNPTCGEYRKNNLTRKVYALCPRPQPNPTQLSRTQPNPTQPNPTQPNPTQPNPTQPVENIEKRT from the coding sequence ATGTctgaaaagtttttaatgataatGCGTAGGCTTAAGGATAAACCAGATTtatcatttgaaaactttttggCTGACCTTGGTATGTCTAAGGATGAGTATCTTAATGTTATACAgcacaacatttttaaaaccactttatttttagaaaggcTGCCAAAAGATGGttttattaacaactttaatGCTGAAATGTTCTCCATGATGAAGAGCAACATGGACattcaattagtttttgagcCATATGGTTGTTGCACCTACATAGTCAACTATATCAATAAGTCCCAAAGAGGTGTgtctgatattttaatgaagactatggaagaaattaaaaaaggtaatttagatGTTAAGGGCAAACTTAAATCTCTTGCAGCAGCTTTCTTAAATGCGAGCGAAGTAAGTGCCCAGGAAGCCGCCTACAGCGTGTTACAACTACCGATGCATGACACCTGTACCTCCTATGTATACATCCATACAAATCCAATCAGGGAAAGGACAAAAATGTTGAAACCATTAACAGAACTTAAAGCCATGGACAATGATGATCCCAATATTTATTGTGATGGTCTTATAGAACACTATGAACAGCGGCCTGATGAGATGGAAAACATATGTTTGGCTGAGTTTGCGGCCTATTAtgatttctttaagaaacaaGCAGAAACAAAGGCTAATGGTTTACCCTTAAAAGATGGAAGTGGCGTTTTAGTTAAAAGGGGTCATGCTAAAATTTTAGCCTACCGTAGTTATGGACTTCAGCAAGACCCTCTTAACTATTATAGGGAACAAATAATGCTATACATCCCATGGCGAAATGAAGTGGATGAAGTTGAAAATGAGAACATTGATCAACAGACCATATACAAAGATCGATACCAAGAGATTGTTGCAAATCGACAAAAGTTCAATGTCTTAGATGAACAGGTAATCGATGAAGCCCTGAAACTTGCCGAAGACCGATCAAATCAATTAGACGATGGTGGATTCGGTGGAGAAATCGATGATGAGTTTATGCCTTATGGACTAGACAACCCCATTTATGATCCATTCAATCACATCATCGATAAGAAAGACGACGAAGCGCCAGTAAAACATATCGCTTTTCCAACGCCTCATCAGATAAGCGATTCAGAGTATGAAGCCCTCATAAGCAAACTGAATCACAAGCAGTATCAGTTCCTTAATGTCGTGCAAGACAGTCTAATTGAAGGGGAAACTTTCTACTGCACACTTAGTGGTCCAGCAGGTACAGGCAAAAGTCACCTGATTACGGCAATAACCCAGTCGTTATTGCGCCATTTCAACTCAATACCGGGAAATAATCCTGAAAGTTTAAAAGTGTTACTTTGTGCGCCTACAGGTAAAGCGGCATTTAATATCGGGGGTATAACCTTACATGCGGCATTATCGTTACCCGTTAGTCAGTATGGTGAAGAACTAATTCCGTTACACCATGACACCgttaatactatatattgtaatttgtatgacttaaaattaattatcataGATGAATATTCCATGGTTGGCGCCAGATTGTTTGACCATATTAACAGTAGATTGCAGCAAATCTTTAAATCTGACGCcatctttggaaatatttcaataattttatgcgGCGATAATCGTCAATTACCCCCAGTAAgggatatgtatattttttgcccAGTAAAAACAAATCCGTATAAAGAATTATGCGGAACGTATCTGTgggatcattttaaatattttgaactttcagAAATAATGAGACAGAGTGAAGATAAGTCTTTTGCAGTTGCCCTCAATAATATGGCGTTTGGTAAAATGACCGACGAAGATGTGCAATTGATCAAGTCCAGGGAAGTCGACAGTATTGACCAAATTCCTGAAGACACTATGCATTTATTTTGCACCAATGCAGAAGTAGATGCATTCAATGAAATGAAACTGTCTACATTTAAAACCGAGCGAGCCGTAAGTCAAGCCAGAGACGTTATCAAAGGGAGTTGCTCAGAAcgactaaaaaatttatttctggaacacgcaaaaagcttaaaaaagggGGAGAGTTTTGgcctaatgttaaatttaatattgcaggTAGATGCCAAATATATGATTTCAATGAATGTGGACACCAGTGATGGAATAGTGAATGGTGCAACAGGCATCCTACGTCAAATAGACTATGACCGAAGTAAAATTCCATTCAGAGTGTGGATGGAGTTCTTCGATTCCAAGTCAGGCCAGGAATGCCGCAAGAGAAACGAATCCCTTAGGAAGTCTATGGGTGTGTTATACACTTGGACGCCCATAGAAAGAGCTGCCAGAGctgttaaaattcaaaaaggcAGCAATGTTCACGTTGAGCGTCTTCAGTTTCCTCTTGTAATCAGTGAAGGAATTACAATCCACAAGAGTCAAGGTGCCACCTACAAACAGGTGGCTGTTCACATTGGAAATCGCATGACGAGAACCAGTACCTATGTTGCTTGTAGTCGGGCCACAAAGCTAAGTGGCCTCTACATCATTGGTAAGTTTAAGGCCCCTAAACCGGCAACCGAAAAGGATGCTGCTTATAAAGAACTggtaaatatgcaagaaaacaaACTTATAACATCCAG
- the LOC126748056 gene encoding uncharacterized protein LOC126748056 isoform X12 produces the protein MSEKFLMIMRRLKDKPDLSFENFLADLGMSKDEYLNVIQHNIFKTTLFLERLPKDGFINNFNAEMFSMMKSNMDIQLVFEPYGCCTYIVNYINKSQRGVSDILMKTMEEIKKGNLDVKGKLKSLAAAFLNASEVSAQEAAYSVLQLPMHDTCTSYVYIHTNPIRERTKMLKPLTELKAMDNDDPNIYCDGLIEHYEQRPDEMENICLAEFAAYYDFFKKQAETKANGLPLKDGSGVLVKRGHAKILAYRSYGLQQDPLNYYREQIMLYIPWRNEVDEVENENIDQQTIYKDRYQEIVANRQKFNVLDEQVIDEALKLAEDRSNQLDDGGFGGEIDDEFMPYGLDNPIYDPFNHIIDKKDDEAPVKHIAFPTPHQISDSEYEALISKLNHKQYQFLNVVQDSLIEGETFYCTLSGPAGTGKSHLITAITQSLLRHFNSIPGNNPESLKVLLCAPTGKAAFNIGGITLHAALSLPVSQYGEELIPLHHDTVNTIYCNLYDLKLIIIDEYSMVGARLFDHINSRLQQIFKSDAIFGNISIILCGDNRQLPPVRDMYIFCPVKTNPYKELCGTYLWDHFKYFELSEIMRQSEDKSFAVALNNMAFGKMTDEDVQLIKSREVDSIDQIPEDTMHLFCTNAEVDAFNEMKLSTFKTERAVSQARDVIKGSCSERLKNLFLEHAKSLKKGESFGLMLNLILQVDAKYMISMNVDTSDGIVNGATGILRQIDYDRSKIPFRVWMEFFDSKSGQECRKRNESLRKSMGVLYTWTPIERAARAVKIQKGSNVHVERLQFPLVISEGITIHKSQGATYKQVAVHIGNRMTRTSTYVACSRATKLSGLYIIGKFKAPKPATEKDAAYKELVNMQENKLITSRNGLPTCGEYRKNNLTTKVYALCPPPQPNPTQLSPTQPNPTQPNPTQPVENIEKRT, from the coding sequence ATGTctgaaaagtttttaatgataatGCGTAGGCTTAAGGATAAACCAGATTtatcatttgaaaactttttggCTGACCTTGGTATGTCTAAGGATGAGTATCTTAATGTTATACAgcacaacatttttaaaaccactttatttttagaaaggcTGCCAAAAGATGGttttattaacaactttaatGCTGAAATGTTCTCCATGATGAAGAGCAACATGGACattcaattagtttttgagcCATATGGTTGTTGCACCTACATAGTCAACTATATCAATAAGTCCCAAAGAGGTGTgtctgatattttaatgaagactatggaagaaattaaaaaaggtaatttagatGTTAAGGGCAAACTTAAATCTCTTGCAGCAGCTTTCTTAAATGCGAGCGAAGTAAGTGCCCAGGAAGCCGCCTACAGCGTGTTACAACTACCGATGCATGACACCTGTACCTCCTATGTATACATCCATACAAATCCAATCAGGGAAAGGACAAAAATGTTGAAACCATTAACAGAACTTAAAGCCATGGACAATGATGATCCCAATATTTATTGTGATGGTCTTATAGAACACTATGAACAGCGGCCTGATGAGATGGAAAACATATGTTTGGCTGAGTTTGCGGCCTATTAtgatttctttaagaaacaaGCAGAAACAAAGGCTAATGGTTTACCCTTAAAAGATGGAAGTGGCGTTTTAGTTAAAAGGGGTCATGCTAAAATTTTAGCCTACCGTAGTTATGGACTTCAGCAAGACCCTCTTAACTATTATAGGGAACAAATAATGCTATACATCCCATGGCGAAATGAAGTGGATGAAGTTGAAAATGAGAACATTGATCAACAGACCATATACAAAGATCGATACCAAGAGATTGTTGCAAATCGACAAAAGTTCAATGTCTTAGATGAACAGGTAATCGATGAAGCCCTGAAACTTGCCGAAGACCGATCAAATCAATTAGACGATGGTGGATTCGGTGGAGAAATCGATGATGAGTTTATGCCTTATGGACTAGACAACCCCATTTATGATCCATTCAATCACATCATCGATAAGAAAGACGACGAAGCGCCAGTAAAACATATCGCTTTTCCAACGCCTCATCAGATAAGCGATTCAGAGTATGAAGCCCTCATAAGCAAACTGAATCACAAGCAGTATCAGTTCCTTAATGTCGTGCAAGACAGTCTAATTGAAGGGGAAACTTTCTACTGCACACTTAGTGGTCCAGCAGGTACAGGCAAAAGTCACCTGATTACGGCAATAACCCAGTCGTTATTGCGCCATTTCAACTCAATACCGGGAAATAATCCTGAAAGTTTAAAAGTGTTACTTTGTGCGCCTACAGGTAAAGCGGCATTTAATATCGGGGGTATAACCTTACATGCGGCATTATCGTTACCCGTTAGTCAGTATGGTGAAGAACTAATTCCGTTACACCATGACACCgttaatactatatattgtaatttgtatgacttaaaattaattatcataGATGAATATTCCATGGTTGGCGCCAGATTGTTTGACCATATTAACAGTAGATTGCAGCAAATCTTTAAATCTGACGCcatctttggaaatatttcaataattttatgcgGCGATAATCGTCAATTACCCCCAGTAAgggatatgtatattttttgcccAGTAAAAACAAATCCGTATAAAGAATTATGCGGAACGTATCTGTgggatcattttaaatattttgaactttcagAAATAATGAGACAGAGTGAAGATAAGTCTTTTGCAGTTGCCCTCAATAATATGGCGTTTGGTAAAATGACCGACGAAGATGTGCAATTGATCAAGTCCAGGGAAGTCGACAGTATTGACCAAATTCCTGAAGACACTATGCATTTATTTTGCACCAATGCAGAAGTAGATGCATTCAATGAAATGAAACTGTCTACATTTAAAACCGAGCGAGCCGTAAGTCAAGCCAGAGACGTTATCAAAGGGAGTTGCTCAGAAcgactaaaaaatttatttctggaacacgcaaaaagcttaaaaaagggGGAGAGTTTTGgcctaatgttaaatttaatattgcaggTAGATGCCAAATATATGATTTCAATGAATGTGGACACCAGTGATGGAATAGTGAATGGTGCAACAGGCATCCTACGTCAAATAGACTATGACCGAAGTAAAATTCCATTCAGAGTGTGGATGGAGTTCTTCGATTCCAAGTCAGGCCAGGAATGCCGCAAGAGAAACGAATCCCTTAGGAAGTCTATGGGTGTGTTATACACTTGGACGCCCATAGAAAGAGCTGCCAGAGctgttaaaattcaaaaaggcAGCAATGTTCACGTTGAGCGTCTTCAGTTTCCTCTTGTAATCAGTGAAGGAATTACAATCCACAAGAGTCAAGGTGCCACCTACAAACAGGTGGCTGTTCACATTGGAAATCGCATGACGAGAACCAGTACCTATGTTGCTTGTAGTCGGGCCACAAAGCTAAGTGGCCTCTACATCATTGGTAAGTTTAAGGCCCCTAAACCGGCAACCGAAAAGGATGCTGCTTATAAAGAACTggtaaatatgcaagaaaacaaACTTATAACATCCAG
- the LOC126748056 gene encoding uncharacterized protein LOC126748056 isoform X11: MSEKFLMIMRRLKDKPDLSFENFLADLGMSKDEYLNVIQHNIFKTTLFLERLPKDGFINNFNAEMFSMMKSNMDIQLVFEPYGCCTYIVNYINKSQRGVSDILMKTMEEIKKGNLDVKGKLKSLAAAFLNASEVSAQEAAYSVLQLPMHDTCTSYVYIHTNPIRERTKMLKPLTELKAMDNDDPNIYCDGLIEHYEQRPDEMENICLAEFAAYYDFFKKQAETKANGLPLKDGSGVLVKRGHAKILAYRSYGLQQDPLNYYREQIMLYIPWRNEVDEVENENIDQQTIYKDRYQEIVANRQKFNVLDEQVIDEALKLAEDRSNQLDDGGFGGEIDDEFMPYGLDNPIYDPFNHIIDKKDDEAPVKHIAFPTPHQISDSEYEALISKLNHKQYQFLNVVQDSLIEGETFYCTLSGPAGTGKSHLITAITQSLLRHFNSIPGNNPESLKVLLCAPTGKAAFNIGGITLHAALSLPVSQYGEELIPLHHDTVNTIYCNLYDLKLIIIDEYSMVGARLFDHINSRLQQIFKSDAIFGNISIILCGDNRQLPPVRDMYIFCPVKTNPYKELCGTYLWDHFKYFELSEIMRQSEDKSFAVALNNMAFGKMTDEDVQLIKSREVDSIDQIPEDTMHLFCTNAEVDAFNEMKLSTFKTERAVSQARDVIKGSCSERLKNLFLEHAKSLKKGESFGLMLNLILQVDAKYMISMNVDTSDGIVNGATGILRQIDYDRSKIPFRVWMEFFDSKSGQECRKRNESLRKSMGVLYTWTPIERAARAVKIQKGSNVHVERLQFPLVISEGITIHKSQGATYKQVAVHIGNRMTRTSTYVACSRATKLSGLYIIGKFKAPKPATEKDAAYKELVNMQENKLITSRNGLPTCGEYRKNNLTTKVYALCPPPQPNPTQLSPTQPNPTQPNPTQPVENIEKIT; encoded by the coding sequence ATGTctgaaaagtttttaatgataatGCGTAGGCTTAAGGATAAACCAGATTtatcatttgaaaactttttggCTGACCTTGGTATGTCTAAGGATGAGTATCTTAATGTTATACAgcacaacatttttaaaaccactttatttttagaaaggcTGCCAAAAGATGGttttattaacaactttaatGCTGAAATGTTCTCCATGATGAAGAGCAACATGGACattcaattagtttttgagcCATATGGTTGTTGCACCTACATAGTCAACTATATCAATAAGTCCCAAAGAGGTGTgtctgatattttaatgaagactatggaagaaattaaaaaaggtaatttagatGTTAAGGGCAAACTTAAATCTCTTGCAGCAGCTTTCTTAAATGCGAGCGAAGTAAGTGCCCAGGAAGCCGCCTACAGCGTGTTACAACTACCGATGCATGACACCTGTACCTCCTATGTATACATCCATACAAATCCAATCAGGGAAAGGACAAAAATGTTGAAACCATTAACAGAACTTAAAGCCATGGACAATGATGATCCCAATATTTATTGTGATGGTCTTATAGAACACTATGAACAGCGGCCTGATGAGATGGAAAACATATGTTTGGCTGAGTTTGCGGCCTATTAtgatttctttaagaaacaaGCAGAAACAAAGGCTAATGGTTTACCCTTAAAAGATGGAAGTGGCGTTTTAGTTAAAAGGGGTCATGCTAAAATTTTAGCCTACCGTAGTTATGGACTTCAGCAAGACCCTCTTAACTATTATAGGGAACAAATAATGCTATACATCCCATGGCGAAATGAAGTGGATGAAGTTGAAAATGAGAACATTGATCAACAGACCATATACAAAGATCGATACCAAGAGATTGTTGCAAATCGACAAAAGTTCAATGTCTTAGATGAACAGGTAATCGATGAAGCCCTGAAACTTGCCGAAGACCGATCAAATCAATTAGACGATGGTGGATTCGGTGGAGAAATCGATGATGAGTTTATGCCTTATGGACTAGACAACCCCATTTATGATCCATTCAATCACATCATCGATAAGAAAGACGACGAAGCGCCAGTAAAACATATCGCTTTTCCAACGCCTCATCAGATAAGCGATTCAGAGTATGAAGCCCTCATAAGCAAACTGAATCACAAGCAGTATCAGTTCCTTAATGTCGTGCAAGACAGTCTAATTGAAGGGGAAACTTTCTACTGCACACTTAGTGGTCCAGCAGGTACAGGCAAAAGTCACCTGATTACGGCAATAACCCAGTCGTTATTGCGCCATTTCAACTCAATACCGGGAAATAATCCTGAAAGTTTAAAAGTGTTACTTTGTGCGCCTACAGGTAAAGCGGCATTTAATATCGGGGGTATAACCTTACATGCGGCATTATCGTTACCCGTTAGTCAGTATGGTGAAGAACTAATTCCGTTACACCATGACACCgttaatactatatattgtaatttgtatgacttaaaattaattatcataGATGAATATTCCATGGTTGGCGCCAGATTGTTTGACCATATTAACAGTAGATTGCAGCAAATCTTTAAATCTGACGCcatctttggaaatatttcaataattttatgcgGCGATAATCGTCAATTACCCCCAGTAAgggatatgtatattttttgcccAGTAAAAACAAATCCGTATAAAGAATTATGCGGAACGTATCTGTgggatcattttaaatattttgaactttcagAAATAATGAGACAGAGTGAAGATAAGTCTTTTGCAGTTGCCCTCAATAATATGGCGTTTGGTAAAATGACCGACGAAGATGTGCAATTGATCAAGTCCAGGGAAGTCGACAGTATTGACCAAATTCCTGAAGACACTATGCATTTATTTTGCACCAATGCAGAAGTAGATGCATTCAATGAAATGAAACTGTCTACATTTAAAACCGAGCGAGCCGTAAGTCAAGCCAGAGACGTTATCAAAGGGAGTTGCTCAGAAcgactaaaaaatttatttctggaacacgcaaaaagcttaaaaaagggGGAGAGTTTTGgcctaatgttaaatttaatattgcaggTAGATGCCAAATATATGATTTCAATGAATGTGGACACCAGTGATGGAATAGTGAATGGTGCAACAGGCATCCTACGTCAAATAGACTATGACCGAAGTAAAATTCCATTCAGAGTGTGGATGGAGTTCTTCGATTCCAAGTCAGGCCAGGAATGCCGCAAGAGAAACGAATCCCTTAGGAAGTCTATGGGTGTGTTATACACTTGGACGCCCATAGAAAGAGCTGCCAGAGctgttaaaattcaaaaaggcAGCAATGTTCACGTTGAGCGTCTTCAGTTTCCTCTTGTAATCAGTGAAGGAATTACAATCCACAAGAGTCAAGGTGCCACCTACAAACAGGTGGCTGTTCACATTGGAAATCGCATGACGAGAACCAGTACCTATGTTGCTTGTAGTCGGGCCACAAAGCTAAGTGGCCTCTACATCATTGGTAAGTTTAAGGCCCCTAAACCGGCAACCGAAAAGGATGCTGCTTATAAAGAACTggtaaatatgcaagaaaacaaACTTATAACATCCAG